The genomic DNA ACGTGGCGGGAGGCCCGGGGTGTGGTCGACGTGGCGGGAGGCCCGGGGTGTGGTCGACGTGGCGGGAGGCCCGGGGTGTGGTCGACGTGGCGGGAGGCCCGGGGTGTGGTCGACGTGGCGGGAGGCCCGGGGTGTGGTCGACGTGGCGGGAGGCCCGGGGTGTGGTCGACGTGGCGGGGGGCCCGGGGTGTGGTCGACGTGGCGGGAGGCCCGTCCGGTTGACCCTCTAGCGGTAGTAGCAGCTGGCCCGGTCCAACTCTCACAATCTGTGGTCATGGCAACCATAGAGAAGTCCACTCAGAAGGTCAATGATGGTGTTTCCTGCTGAACTCTGACCCTGCCCAGTGTTACCAATCAGAAGCAGCCTCAACGCTGCCACTAtggagacacatacacacaatacagTCAAACAAGTCAGTTTATTGATCTGTTCAATTCATCAGTCAACCATTTGGGCCGTTTCAATACAACTTCTTTATGTACCAGTAGGGCCTAGTCCTGGGATAAAAACCCTATTTGGTTGATTTCATTGAGGTTTAAATATGTGATAGAAGAGTGAATAGGCCTAGAGATTTCCCTGGTCAGGTGATCTTATATTTTGAGTTCTACTGGGGTAAGACAGTTTAACTGCAGTAAGTTCATGAGGCAGTTATTCATGATatttttcaagaatcaatggctacGTGTCCAAAAAGTCCAGAAATGAATGTACCAATCACAGATTGTCCCCTTTTAAGTCCTGTATAAACAAAGTCCAGTTTCCCTACTCAGAACACCGGAGAATCCTATAACCTGGTTCCTTTCACCTGGGCTCATTTTAAGGATCGACTCCATTGCTCTCCAGTTCCGACACAGAACACTGGGacggtgtcccaaatggcatcctattccatatagtgcactacttttgaccagagccctgtgggccatAGTGCActttaatagggaatagggtggcatttgggatgtaCCCCGGAGGTTCCTCTCACCTGGGTTTCTTCTTACACCTGTGCCTCTTCAGGGACCCAGTTTGACTGTAGCTCTTACCGCACTGCGTGCATTTGTACGGCTTCTCCTCTGTGTGGACAACCATGTGCACTTTACGCAACGTAGAATTGACAAAGCACTTGTCGCACTCAGAGCATTTGTATGGTTTCTCCCCTGCGTGTCTCCTCATGTGCTGCGTTAGATTCCCACTCTGACTGTAGCTAATACCACACTCTATGCATTTGTACGGCTTCTCTCTGGTGTGGACAACCATGTGTGCATTACGGGATGCCGGAGTGACAAAGCATTTGTCGCAATCGGAGCATTTGtaaggtttctcccctgtgtgtttCCTTCTGACGTGGTCTTTTAGCTTGCACCGCTGTTTGAACTGGTTCCCACAGTCCTGGCAAGAGAACGGCGTCTCTCCGGTGTGTTGTCGCCGGTGGATCATAAGGGTGTGCGGCCCGGCAAAGGTCATGGGACACTCTGGGCAGGACAGCGGGCGCTCGCCGGTGTGGCTCAGCCGGTGATACTTCAGACTCATGTAACTCTGGCCACACTCCGGGCACAGGTACAGTTTACACCCGCTGTGGGCCGTCATGTGGCGCTTCAGGTGGGCGGAGATCTTGAAGCCTTGGCTGCACTGGGGGAAGACGTAGGGCTGCGCATCACTGTGGAAACGCATGTGGCGGGTCAGGTTGGATTTGAATGCGAAGGTTCTGCCGCACTGGGGGCAGACGAAAGGACGTTCCGCATCGTGAATTGGTCGTCCAAGCCGGCTTTCCGGGAGAAGGTCTTATGGCACACCTCGCAGGAGTACGGCCGGTACTGTGTGTGGATCCGGGAACTCCAGCGTGGTTTTGGAGAAGAACTTCCGTCCACGGAAACCGGCGGACCTTCTGGTTGCGAGGCCGCCATTCTGGGTCGGACCGGAATGCAGTCAGATTGAACGGCTGGCTGGTAGCCGACCGCAGGCGTATCCTTCCATCTTGGAAGTACAGAGGGGCATCCTCTGCCTTGATACCCAGGTGATGTGCATCTGTCCTGGGGTCGCTCTCTGTAGGTCCCCTGGTGTTACCCATCTCTGGGTCGTAGCTCTCtggcttcacagagttcaatttTTGTCCCGACAGGCAGCTCGTCCATCTCTTGTTTCACCTGGTTTAAATTAGAATACCTTTTATTTTTCTCTGAGGAAACTTACAAACCAGTCAAGATATCTAGTAAACATATACTGTAACattcacacagacagatacaaatGCGATACAAGATCTCAATTAAATGTTCATTTAAAAGCCAGAATTTTAAACCTACCTCTTGTTTTACCTCACAGACAATCTAAATGAGTGTCAGTAAGGCTCTCTGAGCTACTGATACTCTTGACGACAAGGCCAGGGGCTTTCTGCCCAGAGAAAATCACAGACAATCTAAATGAGTCCTATAAGTGATGATATTCATGAACCTGAAACCAGGAAAAGTCAAGACACCaaaaactaaatgaaaagctcattCTGAGGGGCTTCTTACCTGAGTCGGTCTGTTCTCCTCTAATTACCTCAGCCATACTGTGGTAGTCTTCTTTAATTACCTCAGCCATACTGTGGTAGTCTTCTTTAATTACCTCAGCCATACTGTGGTAGTCTCCTCTAATTACCTCAGCCATACTGTGGTAGTCTTCTTTAATTACCTCAGCCATACTGTGGTAGTCTCCTCTAATTACCTCAGCCATACTGTGGTAGTCTCCTCTAATTACCTCAGCCATACTGTGGTAGTCTCCTCTAATTACCTCAGCCATACTGTGGTAGTCTCCTCTAATTACCTCAGCCATACTGTGGTAGTCTCCTCTAATTACCTCAGCCATACTGTGGTAGTCTCCTCTAATTACCTCAGCCATACTGTGGTAGTCTCCTCTAATTACCTCAGCCATACTGTGGTAGTCTCCTCTAATAACCTCAGCCATACTGTGGTAGTCTTCTTTAATTACCTCAGCCATACTGTGGTAGTCTTATTTAATTACCTCAGCCATACTGTGGTAGTCTCTTTAATTACCTCAGCCATACTGTGGTAGTCTTTAATTACCTCAGCCATACTGTGGTAGTCTTCTTTAATTACCTCAGCCATACTGTGGTAGTCTCCTCTAATAACCTCAGCCATACTGTGGTAGTCTTCTTTAATTACCTCAGCCATACTGTGGTAGTCTTCTTTAATTACCTCAGCCATACTGTGGTAGTCTCCTCTAATAACCTCAGCCATACTGTGGTAGTCTTCTTTAATTACCTCAGCCATACTGTGGTAGTCTTCTTTAATTACCTCAGCCATACTGTGGTAGTCTGCTCTAATTACCTCAGCCATACTGTGGTAGTCTTCTTTAATTACCTCAGCCATACTGTGGTAGTCTCATTTAATTACCTCAGCCATACTGTGGTAGTCTCTTTAATTACCTCAGCCATACTGTGGTAGTCTCCTCTAATAACCTCAGCCATACTGTGGTAGTCTTCTTTAATTACCTCAGCCATACTGTGGTAGTCTTCTTTAATTACCTCAGCCATACTGTGGTAGTCTCCTCTAATTACCTCAGCCATACTGTGGTAGTCTCCTCTAATTACCTCAGCCATACTGTGGCAAGTCTCCTCTAATTACCTCAGCCATACTGTGGTAGTCTTCTCTAATTACCTCAGCCATACTGTGGTAGTCTCTCTAATTACCTCAGCCATACTGTGGTAGTCTTCTTTAATTAACTCAGCCATACTGTGGTAGTCTAACACTACTATATAATTATTTCAGCCATACTGTGGTAAGTCTGGTCTAATTACCTCAGCCATACTGTGGTAAGTCTCCTCTAATTACCTCAGCCATACTGTGGTAGTCTCCTCTAATTACCTCAGCCATACTGTGGTAGTCTTCTTTAATTACCTCAGCCATACTGTGGTAGTCTTCTTTAATTACCTCAGCCATACTGTGGTAGTCTCCTCTAATTACCTCAGCCATACTGTGGTAGTCTTCTTTAATTACCTCAGCCATACTGTGGTAGTCTTCTTTAAATTACCTCAGCCATACTGTGGTAGTCTCCCTAATTACCTCAGCCATACTGTGGTAGTCTTCTTTAATTACCTCAGCCATACTGTGGTAGTCTTCTTTAATTACCTCAGCCATACTGTGGTCGTGTTCTTTAATTACCTCAGCCATACTGTGGTAGTCTTCTTTAATTACCTCAGCCATACTGTGGTAGTCTCTCTAATTACCTCAGCCATACTGTGGTAGTCTTCTTTAATTACCTCAGCCATACTGTGGTAGTCTTCTTTAATTACCTCAGCCATACTGTGGTAGTCTTCTTTAATTACCTCAGCCATACTGTGGTAGTCTTCTTTAATTACCTCAGCCATACTGTGGTAGTCTTCTTTAATTACCTCAGCCATACTGTGGTAGTCTCCTCTAATTACCTCAGCCATACTGTGGTAGTCTCCTCTAATTACCTCAGCCATACTGTGGTAGTCTTCTTTAATTACCTCAGCCATACTGTGGTAGTCTCCTCTAATTACCTCAGCCATACTGTGGTAGTCTTCTTTAATTACCTCAGCCATACTGTGGTAGTCTCCCCTAATTACCTCAGCCATACTGTGGTAGTCTTCTTTAATTACCTCAGCCATACTGTGGTCATCTCCTCTAATTACCTCAGCCATACTGTGGTAGTCTCCTCTAATTACCTCAGCCATACTGTGGTAGTCTCCTCTAATTACCTCAGCCATACTGTGGTAAGTCTCCTCTAATTACCTCAGCCATACTGTGGTAGTCTCCTCTAATTACCTCAGCCATACTGTGGTAGTCTCCTCTAATTACCTCAGCCATACTGTGGTAGTCTTCTTTAATTACCTCAGCCATACTGTGGTAGTCTTCTTTATTGTTTAGTGTAACAGAGGTGAAATCAAAACATTAGAAATACAATCTAACActactatatatatattgatttaaagctttttttaaacatttttacgTCAGAATATTTGAATTCTGGTAATCAACTATGACTCCTCCTGACAGCCCAGGAGTTACAGCATTACTTCCTTTTTTGTACATTatcaaaacatttttattttcccGGTAATCCCTTCCCTCCTGACATAAGCAAATATTCAAGTGTGTActtgtgtgaattggaaatgtttgTATATCTCCCTGAGACAGCCTGAAGAGCTGAGGTCGAAGCCAAGGTCAGCCATTATCAACGGGGTTACAGGAAGTGCCATGGAATGACCTCATCAATGAAACAGGTGTGGTTTACTCAACTCTGTGTTGGCTGTTGTCtggtcacactgctatgctttatcttggccaggtcgcagttgcaaatgagaacttgttctcaactagcctacctggttaaataaaggtgaaataaaaaataaaataaaaaatatgttgtCTACTGAGTTAATACAAATTTTAAAAAGTCGCTTCAAGAAAAACATGTCACCAAATGACTGAAGATGTTATGGGACATCTTGTCCCAATGTAACTTATAGCAAGCAATATTGCAGCAATTTGAAATGGATTCCTGTTATATTTCATATTGTTTTTAAGTCTTTAATATACCTCCTTAATCAGtataagtaaaaaatatatattcattcGTAGTCCATTTTAGTTTGCTCAGAACATAGCAGATTCATACATCTACTTTTAGTCAACTCTCACGTTTAAAGTTCATGCAGTGCTGGCGTGTTCCGTAGTGCCCTTCAACTGCCCCGTTAGGCTACAAGGTCAAAGCAAAATGTCACATAGATCCTCCCTACAGCCAACCTGCTGGATACGTAAGACATGGCTCTGGTTTAGTAGCCAAAAGGGATCTCACCTTTTAAGCAGTGTGATTCTTCAGTTACATTGTAATCTCCTCCATCATTCCTTAGAGAGCGTCCCTGAACCTGTCAGTGTTGTTTAAACCAGCCCTTTTACGGCCTTCTCTTTCTGACTGGCCCTTATCACTCACCAACACGCTTATTGATCAGTTCTATTAATCACTTGGGCATAAATGACATAAGCatggcaccacaggaggctggtggcaccttaattggggaggacgggcttgtggtaatggatggagtggaataggtggaatggcaTCACACacggtttccatggtttccatgtgttagaatccattccatttactccattccactGTGTTAGaatccattccatttactccgttcCACTGTGTTAGaatccattccatttactccgttcCACTGTGTTAGaatccattccatttactccgttcCACTGTGTTAGaatccattccatttactccgttcCACTGTGTTAGaatccattccatttactccgttcCACTGTGTTAGaatccattccatttactccgttcCACCCATCATCATGATACAACCTGTTCTATACATCCTGataatcatcaaatcaaatgtatttataaagcccttcttacatcagctgatatctcaacgtgctgtacagaaacccattctaaaaccccaaacagcaagcaatgcaggtgtagaggtGTAAGAATCGTCTCCAACAAAAGGCTTTCAGTCTCAACCATGCCATTAATAGTAGATGCATGTTTTTTTATacaaagcatttcgctacactcgcattaacatctgctaaccatgtgtatgagaccattaacatctgctaaccatgtgtatgtgaccaataacatctgctaaccatgtgtatgagaccattaacatctgctaaccatgtgtatgagaccattaacatctgctaaccatgtgtacgagaccattaacatctgctaaccatgtgtatgagaccattaacatctgctaaccatgtg from Oncorhynchus keta strain PuntledgeMale-10-30-2019 chromosome 10, Oket_V2, whole genome shotgun sequence includes the following:
- the LOC127932626 gene encoding gastrula zinc finger protein XlCGF71.1-like, with protein sequence MRFHSDAQPYVFPQCSQGFKISAHLKRHMTAHSGCKLYLCPECGQSYMSLKYHRLSHTGERPLSCPECPMTFAGPHTLMIHRRQHTGETPFSCQDCGNQFKQRCKLKDHVRRKHTGEKPYKCSDCDKCFVTPASRNAHMVVHTREKPYKCIECGISYSQSGNLTQHMRRHAGEKPYKCSECDKCFVNSTLRKVHMVVHTEEKPYKCTQCGKSYSQTGSLKRHRCKKKPR